Genomic segment of Methanobacterium sp.:
ATGGCTTCTTCACCAAATTCAGATGTTTTTATTTTCACTTTTTTAAGGAATGGTTTTATTCTTTCTCCAATTTTTCTAAGTTCATCTCTTGATGGAATTGGTGTTCCCTGTAACTTTTCATCAAGAACTACTTTATCCCTAAACTGTTGTAATGTATATATATCTGGATCTATTTCTTTTGCAATTTCAACAATATCTCCAATATCCATTAAGTAAGGCACATAAGTTGTCCTACATTCAAGAAATACTTCTCCTTTTATGCATGCTTCCATGCTTCTCCTGACATTACATCCAATATCAGATCCTATGATTTTATTATATTTATCAAAAGGAGCTTTGATATCAAGTGCTACATAATCCAGTAAATTTATTACATTTTGCAGCCTGTCGGGAAAACATCCGTTTGTGTCAATTTTTGTATTTAATTCATGATTTTTAGAGTATTTTAAAATTTTTTCTACATCTTCATGCTGAATAAGAGGTTCTCCACCTGTTATTACCACACTATCTATAAAATCCATTGATTTTTCAATTTTTTGTAGGATTTCATCCAGTTCCAGATATTTTCCGCCTTCTATAATTTCTGGATTATGGCAATAGGGACATTTCAGGATACATCCCCCCGTAAATATAACCAGTGACATTTTTCCTGGAAACTCAAGAGAGGATATAATCATATCTCCTATTATCAACTAAATCGCCTTTTTTTATCCTACTAAATCATTTAATACTTCTATAAATCTTTTATCTTCTTCTAATGTCCCTACACTTACTCTTATCCAGTATTCATCCAATCCTTTAAATGAATTACAATCCCTTACAATGATTCCTTGTTTCATTAAAGCTTCAGCAAATTCATGAGATTTCATTCCTGTTTTTCTTATGTCTAAAAGTAGATAATTAGCTTTGGAAGGATATATATGGATTTTATCAAATTCAGATATTTTTTCATAGAGGAATTCCCTGCTCTGGATACTCAACTCTGTTGATTTTTTTATGTAATCCTCATCATCAAGTGTGGCAAGTGCAGCCACATATGAAAGCTTTGTGAGGCTGAACACTGGTTTTACTCTGTG
This window contains:
- a CDS encoding anaerobic ribonucleoside-triphosphate reductase activating protein, producing the protein MIIGDMIISSLEFPGKMSLVIFTGGCILKCPYCHNPEIIEGGKYLELDEILQKIEKSMDFIDSVVITGGEPLIQHEDVEKILKYSKNHELNTKIDTNGCFPDRLQNVINLLDYVALDIKAPFDKYNKIIGSDIGCNVRRSMEACIKGEVFLECRTTYVPYLMDIGDIVEIAKEIDPDIYTLQQFRDKVVLDEKLQGTPIPSRDELRKIGERIKPFLKKVKIKTSEFGEEA